The genomic window CCGTCCCCCTTGGGCGTGTAGAGGCGCTTCATCGCCGCGAATTCGCTGAGCCCGGTCATGCCGAGCCTGGCGCCGTTGGGCATCGTCACGGTGAGCTTCTTGAGGTTGTCCTCGTTGGCGATGATGTCGCCCAGCTCCACCGGGTCGCCCGGGGTGAAGCCGGCCTCCGCCTCGGGTCCGGCCTTGACTTCCACCGGCGCGTCGCCGGGCATGGCGAAGGCGGGCGTGAAGTAGACGGCCCCGCCCTCGGAGTCCTCGAGGCGGGCGCGGAACTTCGCGCCGTCGGGAAACAGGGAGAAGCCGAAGGTGTTGCTCTCGCCCGCGTAGGTCTGGTCCAGCAGGTACTGGGTGGCCCGGGGGAACTCGAGGAGGTTCTTGGAGCTGTAGTTGGAGAAGCCGATGAAGATGGTGTAGATGACCGGGAAGACCACGAAGATGATGGCCGCCGCGATGCCGGGGAACAGGTACCGGTATGCATAGGTCTTCTTCGAGAGGTAGATCCAGGCGGCGAGGGCGATGATGACCAGGAAGGTGCCGGCCAGGAGCGCCTCGCCCGTCGCGTAGATGACGGTGACGAGGAACAGCGCGGCGACGACAAGCAGGGCCAGGAAGGCTCGGCCCAGGTTGCGTCGGATGGCGGGTGGGAGGGTCATTTCGTCGTGTCCGCGGAAACGGGCGGGAGGCCTTGCGGCCCCCCGCCCTGGGATGAGCCTACTTGGCGAGGATCCGCTTGGCGGCGGCGTCCATGGCTTCCTTGGGGCTCCGGCGGCCGTCGGTCATGCTGCCCAGGGCGCTGAGCATGGCGGCCCAGAAGCGGCCCATCTCGGGGTTGTTGGGCATGATGACGCCGTCCTTGGCGCTGGCCATGGTGGCCTGGACGCGGGGATCACCCTTGATCTGGTTGAAGAACTCCAGGTTGGCGGGGGCGCCCAGGGCCACGTCGGCGTTGATCTTCTTGAGGCCGGCGGGGACGAGCATCCAGTTCTCGATGAACTCCTTGGCGATGGCGGGGTTCTTGCTGGCCTTGGGGATCATGGCGCCGGTGATGCCGACCATGGGCCGGGAGGGCTTGCCGTCCACGGCGGGGAGCTTGGCGACGCCGTAGTTGATCTTGGCCTTGGCCACGTTGTCCCAGGCCCAGGCGCCGCTGATCATCATGCCGATCTTGCCTTCGGCCATGGCGGTCTCCATCTCGGCGTAGCCCGCCTCGGGAGGCATGACGTCCTCCTTGATCAGCCTGTCCAGGATGGCGGCGCCCTTGACGGCCCCGGCGTTGTTCACGCCCGTGTCGCGCGCGTCATAGGTGCCGTCGGGACGGCGCTTGAAGGCGTAGCCGCCCCAGGCCTGCAGCATGGGGAAGGTGAAGTAGGTGTTGTTGTAGTCCCAGAGGATGGCGTGCTTGCCCTGGGGCTTGAGCTTCTTCTCGATGGCGAACACCTCGTCCCAGGTCTTGGGGGGCTCGGGCACCAGGGCCTTGTTGTAGATGAGGCCCACGGCCTCGATGGAGAGGGGGTAGCCCCAGGTCTTGCCCTGGATGGTGAAGGCTTCCCACGCCATGGGCACCACGCCGTCCTTGAACTTCTTGTTGGGGCGCACTTCGGTGAGGAGGCCGCCCGCCATCCACTCGCCGACGCGGTCGTGGGCCCAGATCCAGATGTCGGGGCCCTTGCCTTCGCTGGAGGCCTGCTGGAACTTGCCCGGGGCGTCCTCGGGGTGCTCGACGACGACCTTGATGCCGGTCTTCTTGGTGAAGTCGTCGCCCACCTTCTGCAGGCCCTTGTACCCCTTGTCGCCGTTGATCCAGATGGTCAGGGGGCCCTTGGGGGCCGCGGCGGTCAGCGCGCTGATGCCGCCGGCCACGACCAGCGCGGCCGCGGTGGCCAGCCTGGCGATTTTCGAGTGCGTGCTCACGGGATTCTCCTTGGTGATGGGATGTGGATGGAGGGGGCTCAGTCCTTCGGAAGGACCTTGCCGGATGCGTCGAACAGGTAGCAGTGCTCCGCGGGGAACGTCAGGAACGCGCTGTCGCCCGTGGTGAGGGGATTGTCGGGATCGGACTTCACGGTGAGGGTCTCGGGGCAGCTCGGGGCGACCACGTAGAGGTAGGTGATGTCCCCCAGGTGTTCGGCCAGCTGGATGTGGGCCGGCGCGGCGCCCTCCACGCCCTGCTTGGAGGCCAGGAGGTGCTCCGGGCGGATCCCCAGGGTCAGCGGCGAGCCCGGCGCCAGGCCATGGGACTTCGCCTGCACGCGGATGGAGGTGCCGTCCGTGAGGCTCACCAGGGTGGAGCCCTCCTGGGCCGACACCAGGGTGCAGGGGAGGAAGTTCATCTTGGGCGAGCCGATGAAACCGGCCACGAAGAGGTTGGCGGGCTTGTGGTAGAGCTCCAGGGGCGTGCCCACCTGCTCGATGAGGCCCTTGTTCATCACCACGATGCGGTTGGCCAGCGTCATGGCCTCCACCTGGTCGTGGGTGACGTAGACCATGGTGGTCTTCAGCTCGTGGTGGAGCCTGCTGAGCTCCACCCGCATCTGCACCCGCAGCGCGGCGTCCAGGTTGGAAAGCGGCTCGTCGAAGAGGAAGACGTCCGGCTTGCGGACGATGGCCCTGCCGATGGCCACGCGCTGGCGCTGGCCGCCGGAGAGGGCCTTGGGCTTGCGGTCCAGGAGGGGCTCGATCTGGAGGATGGCCGCGGCCCGGGCCACGGCCGCCGAGATCTCCTGCTTGGACGCCCCGGCCAGCTTGAGGCCGAAGGCCATGTTCTCGGCCACGGTCATGTGGGGGTAGAGGGCGTAGCTCTGGAAGACCATGGCGATGCCGCGCTTGGAGGGCGGCACGTCGTTGACCAGCTTGCCCCCGATGTGAAGCTCCCCGGACGTGATCTCCTCGAGGCCCGCGATGCAGCGCAGGAGGGTGGACTTGCCGCAGCCCGAGGGGCCGACGAAGACGATGAACTCCCCGTCGTGGATGTCCAGGTCCAGGCCTTGGAGGATCATCACGTCGCCATAGGCCTTTTTCAGTGCTTTGATTTGGAGATCGCCCATGAGGTTGCTTCCAGGTGAGTGGAGAGGTGGGAATGCGGTAAAGAGTCTAGAACCGGTTACTGGATATCGCCATGAAGGTTGCCCTTGAAGGTGTCCCCGCCCATGTGGAGGACGCGCACCCCGTAGGGCGGCAGCGCGCTCACGGTGTACTGGGTGCCAGTCAATGAATTATTAGACTTCGTATCGCCCAGGATGGCCGCCACCGTCGCGCCCGCGGCCACGCCGCTGGTCGTGAGGTTCGTGAGCACCGCCGTCTGGACCGTGGGCGTGAGGTTGGCCACCACCACCACTCGCTCGGCGCCGGCGGACCGGATGTAGGCGAGGACCTTCGAGGGGCCCAGGTCGGTGGCGAGGGTCGCGTAGCTGCCCCGCAGGGCGGGATAGGCGGCGCGGGCCTTGTTCAGGTATTTGACCCAGCTCAGGATGGAATCCGGCTGTGCGGTCTGGGCGGTCACCGCCGCCCAGTCCATGGCCCCGCGCAGGTTCAGGTCCGTGCCCGACGCGCCCGTCATGCCCACCTCGTTGCCGTAGTAGATGATGGGGGTGCCGGGGGAGAGGAGGTTCAGCGCCTCGGCCAGGACGATCCTGGGGCGGCTGGCGGCGTACTGGGTGCCGGGCCGGGAGATCACGTTGTCGTGGTTCGAATCGAAGGTGGCGGAACGGAAGCCCGCGGGGTAGGTGTCCCGCTCGTACTCCCAAAGGGAGGTCAGCCTCGTGGCGTCCGGGCCGTTGATGGCGTTGAAGACCGCCCAGGGCGCGCTGAAGTCCAGGCACAGGTGGAACTCGTTCGCCCCGTTGCCGTAGTAGGGCGCGACGCCCGCCGCGTCGTTGGTCCAGGCCTCGGCGATCATCATCTTGCCGCTGTACCTGGCGGCGTCCCCGCCGGGACGGGGATGGGCGTTGCCGGGCGCCAGGTAGCCGTCGATCACCGACCGGAACTCCTGGAGCCGAGCGTGGGTGTCGGGCGTGTCGGCGGCCCTGCCGGGCCCCGACTCGCAGAGGTAGCGCACGGCATCCACCCGCATGCCGTCGAACCCGCGGTCCAGCCAGTAGCTCTCCACGGCCTGCATGGTGGAGCGCACCTCGGGATTGTAGTAGTTCAGGTCCGCGTCGCCGGAGAAGGCGCTGTAGTAGAAGGCGCCCTCGTATTCCTTCCAGACGTCCGAGGACGTGCCCCCGCCCCAGGGGAAGCCCCAGCCCGAAGGCAGGGTGGACTGCCAGACGTAGTAGTTCCGTTTGAGCGGGTCGTCCATCCAGGGATGCGACGCCGAGGTGTGGTTCGGGACGAAGTCGAAGATGATGCGCATGCCGCGGGCGTGCGTGGCGTCGATGAGGTTCTTCAGGTCGGACTTCAGGCCGAACCGGTTGTTGACGGCGTAGTAGTCGGTGGTGTCGTACCCATGCATGTTCGCGCCCTTGTAGGCGCACTCGAAGATGGGGGACAGCCAGATGGTGTTGACGCCAAGGGACTGGAGGTAGTCCAGCTTGCCCTGGAGGCCGGGCAGGTCGCCGATGCCGTCGTTGTAGATGCCGTCGGCGAAACTCTTGACCCAGACCTGGTAGATGATCGCGTCGTCGTACCAGCGCGGGGCGTTCTCCAGCTGCTGGCCGGGGGCGATGGTCGAGGTGTCCGCCGGGTACGCGGGGGCCGAGGTTCCCCCCCCACCCCCCGCGCATCCCAGCGGGCCCACGAGACCGAGTGTCGTTGCGAGGAGCCAGGTCAGGCGCATGGAGCCTCCCTTCGGCCCCCGGCGCGGATTCCCGCGCCGGGGACGGCTTGCGAAGATGCCGAAGGGGAGGCGTTCCATCCGTCAGTCCCCTTTTACCACCAGGCTTCGATCTGGGCGCCGAAGGTCACGCCCTGGGTGTCGGCGCCGAAGTGGCCTTCACCGACCTTGTTCCAGCTGTTCGCGTTCTGGTTCCACTGGCCGCGGGTCACGAAGATGCGGATGGAGGGACGGCTCCAGAAGGAGGCCTGGGGGCTCCACTGCAGGGCGAGGGTCTCCTTGAAGAGGTGCCGGTCCTCCTTCTCGTTGTCGAACTTCAGCTTGTCGTAGCCCAGTTCGGCGGCGATGGAGAAGTGCTTGGTGAAGAAGTACATCGGGCGCACGCCCACGGACTGCCACGTGTTGGTGTTGCCGGCCATGGAGTTCTTGCCGTTCTGCTTGCGGTAGATCGCGGTGGCGGCCACTTCGACGTTCTGCACGGGCTTGAAGTAGAGGGCGTCCATCACCATCCACCAGGTGTTCTCCGTCTTCACCTCGGGGTTGTACCAGTTCCAGAAGGTGTTGCCGTTGCCGTAGGTGGCGTAGACGCGGTTGTCGCCGCCGAGGACGTTGGACTGGTTGTAGATCAGGCTGTACTGGGTGCCCTTGTTGTTCATGCCGGCGGCGTCGGCCTTGGCGTCGCCGTGGGCGTCGTTGTACTGGTAGCCCAGGGTCAGGCTGCCTCCCTGCCAGAGCTTGATGTCGCTCATGCGCAGGTCGTGGGAGCCGATCACGAAGTGGCCGCTGCCGCCGACCCACTGGCTGTAGGGGGCGAGCTGGCCGCGGATGGCGCCGTTGTTCCAGTCGCTGGTGATGTTGCCGGAATCATGCTGGATGAAGGCGTAGTGGAACTTGGCGAAGCCCAGGTTCATGCCTTCCATGCCGACGCCGTCGCCGCTGTCGTTCCAGTACCACTGGTCGCGGAGGTGGAGATCCTGCCGCATGTAGAAGCGGCGGCCGGCCCACAGGGTGGCGTCCTTGAAGAACTGGCTCTTGCCGAAGATGCCGGAGGCCTCGCCCCAGGCCTCACGGACCCAAACCTGCTGGGTCTGGTTGCCGGCCTTGCTGTTGTCCACATCGCCGCCGGCGTCGGCCGAGGCGTCGCGCACCTGGTAGTAGCCGCGGAAGGAGGGGCGGAAGTGCAGCTTGAAGGATTCCTCGCCCTTGTCGTAGGCGCGCACGTCGAAGGCCAGCTCGAGGTAGTTGTCGGTCTCGTTGCCGAGCCGGTAGCCGGGGCCGCCGGTGGGGGAGCCCCCGGTGTTGGCGAGGAAGAAGGAGACCTGCTCACCGCCGTTGGAGGAACGGCCGACGCCGGAGCGCATGTAGCCGTGAAGGTCGAAGGTGTCCTGGGCGGCCAGGGTCCCGCAGGCGAGAGCCAGCGGCAGCGCAGCCAGGTAGAGTTTGTTCTTCATGGGATTGGCTCCTTGAAGATGCCGCATATGCGGCAGTGGTTGGGGTTACTGCTGGGTTGCGGGGCGTGATTGCCCGAAGAATCCGCCCCAGGGAGGCAGGCCCAGTCGCCGCCCGTGGAGCTGGGCGGGTTCCAGGCCATGGCCGTGGAGGGGATCGATGTGCGGAGGAAGGGTGAACTCGGCCGGGACGGGCCCGAGGTTGAAGACGGCGAGGATCGACTGCCCCGGGCTCTCCCGCCGCAGGACCAGAAGGGGTTCGGGGGCCCGGGGAAAGGTGATGGAGCCTTCGCGCAGGGCGGGCTGGCGGCGGCGCCAGGCCAGGAACGTGCGGTAGAAGTCGAGCACGGAGCCCGGTGCCTCGGCCTGCAGGGACACGGCCCTGGCCAGGTGCTCGGCGGGCATGGGCAGCCACGAGTCCACGCCGGAGAAGCCCCCGAAGGGCGCCTCGGGCGTCCAGGGGATGGGGGTGCGGCAGCCGTCGCGGCCCTTGAAGTCTGGCCAGAAGGCGATGCCATAGGGGTCGGTGAGGCGGTTCTTGGGCACCACGGCCTCGGTGAGGCCCAGTTCCTCGCCCTGGTAGACGCAGAAGGTGCCGCGCAGGGAGCCCAGCATGGCCAGGAGCACCTTGGGGAAGGCCGGATCCTGGGTGCCGTTGCCCCACCGGGTCACAACCCGCACGCAGTCGTGGTTGGAGAGGGACCAGCAGGCCCAGCCTCCGCCCTGCTTCACCCGCTTCTCGAAGGCTTCGACGGCCCCGCGGATGCGCGCCACGCTGAACTCGTCGGTGAGCAGGTGCATGCCGTAGGCCATGTGGAGCTTGTCGCCCCCACCGGTGTACTCGGCCATGGTCACCAGGGAGTCCTCGTCGCCCACCTCGCCCACGCTCACGGCGCCGTACGCGTCCAGCAGCTCCCGGAGGCGGCGCAGGAAGGGCAGGTTCTCGGGCCGGGTCTTGTCGTAGCGGTGCACCTGCATGCCGTAGGGGTTCCCGGGGCGCACGGAGGAGACCTCCAGGGCCTTGCCGCGGGCCGGCGGATTGTTGCGGAGCTGCGGATCGTGGAAGTGGAAGTTGCAGGCGTCGAAGCGGAACCCGTCGACCCCGCGCTCCAGCCAGAACCGGCATTCCTCCAGCATCTGGTCCTGCACGGCCTGGCAGTGGAAGTTGAGGTCCGGCTGGGACTCCAGGAAGTTGTGGAGGAAGTACTGGCGCCGGCGCGGCTCCCAGCCCCAGGCGGCCCCGCCGAAGACGGACTGCCAGTTGGAGGGCGGGGACCCGTCCGGCCTGGGGTCCGCCCACACGTACCAGTCGCTGCGGGCGTTGGTGCGGTTGGAGCGGCTCTCCTTGAACCAGGGGTGCTGGTCGGAGGAATGGGAGAGCACCTGGTCGATGAGCACCTTCAGGCCCAGGGCGTGGGCCTTGGCCACCAGTTCGTCGAAGTCTGCCAGATTCCCGAAGATGGGGTCGACGTTGCGGTAGTCGGACACGTCGTAGCCGAAGTCCCGCATGGGCGACGTGAAGAAGGGGGAGATCCAGATGGCCTCGATGCCCAGGTCGGCGATGTAGGGCAGGTGCGCGGTGATTCCCGGCAGGTCCCCGACGCCGTCGCCGTTGGTGTCCTGGAAGCTCCGGGGGTAGATCTGGTAGATCGAGGCTCCCCGCCACCATTCGGCCCGGCGGTTGCCCTGGTCTTCCGTGAACTGCGAGGTCATGATTCGTGTCCTTTTGGGCGCGCCCGGGTGTGCTTGACTGATTTGCTCAGCTACTCTAGTCGGAAGGAATGGCTGCAACCGGTTACAAAGTTCGGACGAAAAAGAAGGCCCGTTGGCCGTCTGCTTATGCGGGTGAGAATTCACCCTAGCGCTCAGGGGATGAAACCGGTTACAAAGAAGTCACGCAATGTTTGGCCAATCAAGGTAGGGTTGTCAACAAGAAATATTTAGTGCCTTGTTTTTCAGGAGGCTGCAATGCCCACCGCAAGCCCGGAACGGATCGTCCTCGCCGCGGACGTGGGGGGAACCAACCTGACCCTGGCCCTCCTGGCCGGGAGCCCGGGCCGGGTCCGGATGCTGCGCAAGGCGGCCTTCAGCACCGCCGCCGCGACCTCCCTGCTGGGGCCGCTCCGGAGCTTCCTGGACGGCTGCGCCGGGCTGGGGCCGCCGGTGGCCTTCTGCGTCTCCGCCGCCGGCCAGGTGCAGGACGGCAGGATCCAGCTCACCAACGCCGCCTGGGATATCGATGGCCCCGCCCTGGAAGCAGAGCTTGGCATCCCGGTGATGCTCGTGAACGACTTCACGGCCGTGGCCCAGGGCGTCCTGCTCCTGGACCCCGCGGACCGGGAGCAGCTGCTCCCCCTGCCCCACGGGAGCTCTCCCGAACCGGCTCCCGACCCCCAGGGCACCGTCCTGGTGGTCGGCGCGGGCACGGGCCTGGGCGTGGGTTTCATCACCCGAGGCACGGACGGGCCCCGTGTCCACCCCAGCGAAGGCGGCCACATCGGCCTGCCGATGACCGGCCCGGAGACGCTGGAGCTCTGGGAGCACCTCAGCCGGAAGTACCCGGGACCCCCGGGCGCCGAGACGGCCGTGTCGGGCCCCGGCATCGCGGCCCTCCACCGGTTCCTGGCCGAATCGGGGCGCTTTCCCGCGACCCCGGCCTCCGCGGCCATCCTCGCCCTGCCCGAGGCCCTGCGCCCCGGGGCCATCGCGGCGGAGCCGGGGGACCCGGCCTGCCGCAGGGCCATGGAGCTCTTCGTGGAGCTCTACGCCCGGGTCTGCGCCGAGCTCTGCGTGGCCTTCCTCCCCACGGGCGGGATCTTCCTGGCCGGGGGCATCGCCTCCAAGAACGCCGGGCTCCTCCTGGACGGCCGGCGTTTCATGTCGGCGTTCGACCGCAACTACCGGGAGCACCTCGACGGGATCACCCGGGCCACGCCCGTCCACATCGTCCGGGATTACGACGTGAGCCTCTATGGTGCCGCGGACACCGCCCTCCGCATGGGAAGACCATGAAGATCACCATCGGTGAAATCGCGCGCCAGGCCGCCGTATCCAAGGGCACCGTGAGCCGGGTCATCAACGGCAAGTCCACCGTGGCCGAGACCACCCGCAAGAACGTCCTGGCGGTGATGAAGCGCCTGGGCTACGAGCCCGACCCCATCGCCCGCGAACTCTCCATGCGCACCAAGCACACCCTGGGCATCTGGGTGGGGGCGGGCGAGAACCGGCTCTCCCCCTACTTCAACCTCATCTGGCGGGCGCTTCTGCGGGAGATGCAGGTGCGGGCCACCCAGGTGGTGGAGCTGCCCGAGGACATCAGCGGCGTGCGCACCCGCTTCGACGTGGTGCTGGTCTTCAACAGCGACGGGGTCGACGGGCGCCTGGAGCAGCTCCGGGAGCGGGGCGTGCCGGCGGTGCTCATCGGGCACCATCCCGGCATCTCCTGCGTGGCCCCCGACGACATGGGCGGCGGCCGCCTTGCGGCCCACAGCCTGCTTTCCCTGGGCCACCGGAACCTGCTCCACCTGACCGTCGAGTGCGAAGTCCAGTGGGCCCAGGACCGCGCCAACGGGTTCACGTCCGTGCTGGCCGGGTCCAGCCTCCCGGGAATCCGGGCGGCGACGGTGAAGGGCGAGGCCTCGGTCCTGGGCGGCTACCGCCTCATGCGGGACGCCTGGCGCCAGGGGCACCGCCCGACCGGGGTGTTCTGCGCCACGGACGAGATCGCCGTGGGAGCCCTGGGGGCCCTGGCGGACCTGGGGGTCCAGGTGCCCGGCCAGGTGTCGGTGCTGGGCTTCGACGGGCTCGTGGAGCTGCACCCCGGCCTGGCTTCCGTGGCCCAGGACATCCCGGCCATCGCCCACCAGGCGGTGTCCCTGGCCCTGGCCGCCATTGGCAAGGATACGGTCCACCAAACGATCGTTCCGGTGGCCCTCATCGAAGGTTCCACCCTGGGGCCCGCTCCGAAGGTATCCTAGAGCCTGCGAGGACGCCGCCATGACTCCCGACTCCGAGAAGCGAGAATTCACCAGGGTGCCCATCACCTTCGAGGTGCGCATCGCCGTCGAGGGGAGGCCCGTCGAAGGGGCCCGCGTCAAGGACCTCAGCATGAAGGGCATGCTCGTGCTCACCGCGGAGCGCCACCCCGTGGGCACGCCCTGCGAGGCGGTGATCTCGCTGGTCGAGGGCGAAGTGGAGATCCGCACCTCCGGCGTCGTCGCCGCGGAGAACCCGCTGGGCTTCGGCATGGAGTTCTCCACCATCGACGGATTGGAGAGCTACATCCACCTGAGGAACCTCGTCCTCTTCAACTCCCCGGACGTGGAGAAGGTCGAGGAGGAGTTCCAGGCCCACGCCGGGATCCGCCGGAAGGAATAGGGCCCCTTGTGGAGGGGGCGGGGCGGCCGCATAATGGCACGCCTCTCCCCACCTCAGGAATCCCCATGCGCGACCCCATCGGCCACGCGAAGTCAGCCCCTTCGCGCAACGTCTTCGAGACCCTCCTCCGCCGCTATGCCCGAACCAGCTACGCCGTGGTGGTGCTCCTGCTCTACCTCCTCGCGGCCACGGCCCTGGGCGCCGCCCTGGCCCCGGCCCTGGCCCTGACCCACCTCCTGTTCGGGTGGGCGTCCCGCCTGCCCTCCATCCCCGCCTGGCTCCTGCGGGGCTTCGCCGTGGCCCTGGCCTGGTTCGTCTTCGGCATGGCCCTCCTGGTGGTGGTGGCGGCCTACAACAAGGTCCTGCCCACCCGGGTGAAGCCCTACAAGGGCGGCTACTACACCCTGGACGCCGTACCCTGGTTCCTGCACAACGGCCTCTTCTACCTGGTGCGCTTCACCTTCATGCCCTTCGTGACCCTCACCCCCTACGGCGTCTGGTTCCTGAAGGCCATGGGCATGACAATCGGCCGCCACGCCTTCATCAATACCGAGTACATCAGCGACCCCTCCCTCATCACCGTGGGCGACGACGCCGTGATCGGAGGCAGCGTGCGGATCTTCGCCCACTACGGCGGGGGCGGCAACCTGGTGGTGGCCCCGGTCGTCGTGGGCCACCGCGCCACCCTGGGACTGGCCTGCTGCGTCATGGGGGACGTGATCATCGGCGACGACGCCGTCATCCTCCCCGAGAGCGTGGTCCTGCCCGGAAGCCGGGTCGGGGCGGGCGAGACCTGGGGCGGCGTGCCGGCGCGGCCCATCGCCAAGGGCGAGATGGACGCCTTCAAGAAGGTGATCCGGGGCGAAATCTAGGCTGCCCCTATACCTTGAACCCGTCCACCACGTGGCGGAGCCCCTCGGCCACGCCGGCGAGGTCGTCGGAGGTCTTGGTGATCTCCGAAACCGTCGCGGACAGCTCCTGGGTGGCCGACGCGTTCTGGGCGAGGCCCTGGGCGGTGTGGGCCATGCGCTGGGCGACGTCGCGGCTGGTCTCCTCCTGGGCCCGGCTGAGGCTGCCGATCTCCTGGATGCTGGCGGCGATGCCGGTGATGCGCTCGCCGATGGCCCGCAGGTTGTCCACGCTGACCTTGACGCCCTCCACCCCGCCTGCCACGGCGTCCTGGGTGCGCTGGTTGAGCTCGGCGATCTCCAGCGCCGCGGAGCGGGACCGCTCGGCGAGCTTGCGCACCTCCTCGGCCACCACGGCGAAGCCCTTGCCCGCGCTGCCGGCCTTGGCCGCCTCGATGGCGGCGTTCAGGGACAGCAGGTTGGTCTGGCGCGCGATGTCCTGGATCACCTGAACGGCCTTGACGACCTGGCTCGTGGCCTCCCGGATCTCCTCCATGCCGTGGGCGGCGCCCTGCCCCGCCTCGGCGCCCCGGGCGGTGTCCTCCACGGCCCTGTCGGACTGGGCCGAGG from Geothrix sp. 21YS21S-2 includes these protein-coding regions:
- a CDS encoding PilZ domain-containing protein, which encodes MTPDSEKREFTRVPITFEVRIAVEGRPVEGARVKDLSMKGMLVLTAERHPVGTPCEAVISLVEGEVEIRTSGVVAAENPLGFGMEFSTIDGLESYIHLRNLVLFNSPDVEKVEEEFQAHAGIRRKE
- a CDS encoding ABC transporter ATP-binding protein: MGDLQIKALKKAYGDVMILQGLDLDIHDGEFIVFVGPSGCGKSTLLRCIAGLEEITSGELHIGGKLVNDVPPSKRGIAMVFQSYALYPHMTVAENMAFGLKLAGASKQEISAAVARAAAILQIEPLLDRKPKALSGGQRQRVAIGRAIVRKPDVFLFDEPLSNLDAALRVQMRVELSRLHHELKTTMVYVTHDQVEAMTLANRIVVMNKGLIEQVGTPLELYHKPANLFVAGFIGSPKMNFLPCTLVSAQEGSTLVSLTDGTSIRVQAKSHGLAPGSPLTLGIRPEHLLASKQGVEGAAPAHIQLAEHLGDITYLYVVAPSCPETLTVKSDPDNPLTTGDSAFLTFPAEHCYLFDASGKVLPKD
- a CDS encoding alpha-amylase family glycosyl hydrolase, yielding MRLTWLLATTLGLVGPLGCAGGGGGTSAPAYPADTSTIAPGQQLENAPRWYDDAIIYQVWVKSFADGIYNDGIGDLPGLQGKLDYLQSLGVNTIWLSPIFECAYKGANMHGYDTTDYYAVNNRFGLKSDLKNLIDATHARGMRIIFDFVPNHTSASHPWMDDPLKRNYYVWQSTLPSGWGFPWGGGTSSDVWKEYEGAFYYSAFSGDADLNYYNPEVRSTMQAVESYWLDRGFDGMRVDAVRYLCESGPGRAADTPDTHARLQEFRSVIDGYLAPGNAHPRPGGDAARYSGKMMIAEAWTNDAAGVAPYYGNGANEFHLCLDFSAPWAVFNAINGPDATRLTSLWEYERDTYPAGFRSATFDSNHDNVISRPGTQYAASRPRIVLAEALNLLSPGTPIIYYGNEVGMTGASGTDLNLRGAMDWAAVTAQTAQPDSILSWVKYLNKARAAYPALRGSYATLATDLGPSKVLAYIRSAGAERVVVVANLTPTVQTAVLTNLTTSGVAAGATVAAILGDTKSNNSLTGTQYTVSALPPYGVRVLHMGGDTFKGNLHGDIQ
- a CDS encoding glucokinase; this encodes MPTASPERIVLAADVGGTNLTLALLAGSPGRVRMLRKAAFSTAAATSLLGPLRSFLDGCAGLGPPVAFCVSAAGQVQDGRIQLTNAAWDIDGPALEAELGIPVMLVNDFTAVAQGVLLLDPADREQLLPLPHGSSPEPAPDPQGTVLVVGAGTGLGVGFITRGTDGPRVHPSEGGHIGLPMTGPETLELWEHLSRKYPGPPGAETAVSGPGIAALHRFLAESGRFPATPASAAILALPEALRPGAIAAEPGDPACRRAMELFVELYARVCAELCVAFLPTGGIFLAGGIASKNAGLLLDGRRFMSAFDRNYREHLDGITRATPVHIVRDYDVSLYGAADTALRMGRP
- a CDS encoding LacI family DNA-binding transcriptional regulator; the encoded protein is MKITIGEIARQAAVSKGTVSRVINGKSTVAETTRKNVLAVMKRLGYEPDPIARELSMRTKHTLGIWVGAGENRLSPYFNLIWRALLREMQVRATQVVELPEDISGVRTRFDVVLVFNSDGVDGRLEQLRERGVPAVLIGHHPGISCVAPDDMGGGRLAAHSLLSLGHRNLLHLTVECEVQWAQDRANGFTSVLAGSSLPGIRAATVKGEASVLGGYRLMRDAWRQGHRPTGVFCATDEIAVGALGALADLGVQVPGQVSVLGFDGLVELHPGLASVAQDIPAIAHQAVSLALAAIGKDTVHQTIVPVALIEGSTLGPAPKVS
- a CDS encoding alpha-amylase family glycosyl hydrolase, with the translated sequence MTSQFTEDQGNRRAEWWRGASIYQIYPRSFQDTNGDGVGDLPGITAHLPYIADLGIEAIWISPFFTSPMRDFGYDVSDYRNVDPIFGNLADFDELVAKAHALGLKVLIDQVLSHSSDQHPWFKESRSNRTNARSDWYVWADPRPDGSPPSNWQSVFGGAAWGWEPRRRQYFLHNFLESQPDLNFHCQAVQDQMLEECRFWLERGVDGFRFDACNFHFHDPQLRNNPPARGKALEVSSVRPGNPYGMQVHRYDKTRPENLPFLRRLRELLDAYGAVSVGEVGDEDSLVTMAEYTGGGDKLHMAYGMHLLTDEFSVARIRGAVEAFEKRVKQGGGWACWSLSNHDCVRVVTRWGNGTQDPAFPKVLLAMLGSLRGTFCVYQGEELGLTEAVVPKNRLTDPYGIAFWPDFKGRDGCRTPIPWTPEAPFGGFSGVDSWLPMPAEHLARAVSLQAEAPGSVLDFYRTFLAWRRRQPALREGSITFPRAPEPLLVLRRESPGQSILAVFNLGPVPAEFTLPPHIDPLHGHGLEPAQLHGRRLGLPPWGGFFGQSRPATQQ
- the malE gene encoding maltose/maltodextrin ABC transporter substrate-binding protein MalE, with amino-acid sequence MSTHSKIARLATAAALVVAGGISALTAAAPKGPLTIWINGDKGYKGLQKVGDDFTKKTGIKVVVEHPEDAPGKFQQASSEGKGPDIWIWAHDRVGEWMAGGLLTEVRPNKKFKDGVVPMAWEAFTIQGKTWGYPLSIEAVGLIYNKALVPEPPKTWDEVFAIEKKLKPQGKHAILWDYNNTYFTFPMLQAWGGYAFKRRPDGTYDARDTGVNNAGAVKGAAILDRLIKEDVMPPEAGYAEMETAMAEGKIGMMISGAWAWDNVAKAKINYGVAKLPAVDGKPSRPMVGITGAMIPKASKNPAIAKEFIENWMLVPAGLKKINADVALGAPANLEFFNQIKGDPRVQATMASAKDGVIMPNNPEMGRFWAAMLSALGSMTDGRRSPKEAMDAAAKRILAK
- a CDS encoding carbohydrate porin, with translation MKNKLYLAALPLALACGTLAAQDTFDLHGYMRSGVGRSSNGGEQVSFFLANTGGSPTGGPGYRLGNETDNYLELAFDVRAYDKGEESFKLHFRPSFRGYYQVRDASADAGGDVDNSKAGNQTQQVWVREAWGEASGIFGKSQFFKDATLWAGRRFYMRQDLHLRDQWYWNDSGDGVGMEGMNLGFAKFHYAFIQHDSGNITSDWNNGAIRGQLAPYSQWVGGSGHFVIGSHDLRMSDIKLWQGGSLTLGYQYNDAHGDAKADAAGMNNKGTQYSLIYNQSNVLGGDNRVYATYGNGNTFWNWYNPEVKTENTWWMVMDALYFKPVQNVEVAATAIYRKQNGKNSMAGNTNTWQSVGVRPMYFFTKHFSIAAELGYDKLKFDNEKEDRHLFKETLALQWSPQASFWSRPSIRIFVTRGQWNQNANSWNKVGEGHFGADTQGVTFGAQIEAWW